Proteins encoded together in one Lathyrus oleraceus cultivar Zhongwan6 chromosome 5, CAAS_Psat_ZW6_1.0, whole genome shotgun sequence window:
- the LOC127084564 gene encoding zinc finger CCCH domain-containing protein 66, translating into MCNCSNRKPSQSGLIRDHEYGRPEELHHKISDLLLFSATDDVIAFREAVEKDDHEVDEVGLWYGRRVGSKEMGYEERTPLMIASLFGSKAVLSYILETGRVNVNQACGSDRATALHCAVSGCSAEVIKLLLDASADVNSVDANGKRCIDLIVMMPNSMSGSKKRLLQAILQGTDDDCDFLKEVCFQMEKQQQDIGTPRIEKKDYPIDLPLPDINNEIYSTDEFRMFIFKVKPCSRAYSHDWTECPFVHPRENARRRDPTLYQYTCVPCPEFRKGSCSKGDACEYAHGIFECWLHPAQYRTRLCKDETECTRRVCFFAHKPEELRPLYASTGSALPSPTSYSNSPSASSTDSLTLNSPSSFIQSMSTLPLTPSAASSPAGGTMWPSQSHVAVPNTKFLELENLLMQKLMIEEMTTGLSFTSNRLTGVNPANLEDILGSQIQSPTSTHVHPNVTQQLWGFSSDLTDSNVIGSPQITVHPSINLKNDALSKRSQIFIERSSMASFSSELPYATSVAMEPYTNFSGWGSPDGKLDWSIRGDELNKMRKSYSFGFENQSSNNSTMVAENADEQRNDGLIH; encoded by the coding sequence ATGTGCAACTGTTCCAATAGAAAGCCCTCTCAATCTGGTTTGATTAGGGATCATGAATATGGAAGACCAGAAGAACTGCATCATAAGATTTCTGATTTGCTTCTGTTTTCAGCCACAGATGATGTAATTGCTTTCAGAGAGGCTGTTGAAAAAGACGATCATGAGGTCGATGAAGTAGGGTTGTGGTATGGAAGGAGGGTTGGCTCAAAGGAAATGGGATATGAAGAGAGGACACCTCTTATGATTGCTTCCTTATTTGGAAGCAAAGCTGTATTGTCTTATATTCTCGAAACTGGTCGTGTCAATGTTAACCAAGCATGCGGATCGGATAGGGCTACTGCGCTTCATTGTGCTGTTTCTGGTTGTTCTGCTGAGGTTATCAAGCTTTTGCTTGATGCATCTGCAGATGTTAATTCTGTTGATGCCAATGGTAAGCGGTGCATTGACTTGATTGTCATGATGCCTAATAGTATGTCCGGTTCCAAGAAGAGGTTACTACAAGCCATACTACAAGGTACTGATGATGACTGTGATTTCCTTAAGGAAGTGTGTTTCCAAATGGAGAAGCAGCAACAAGATATAGGTACACCTCGAATTGAGAAGAAAGATTATCCGATTGATCTACCATTACCTGACATAAATAATGAGATATATAGTACAGATGAATTTAGGATGTTTATATTCAAAGTGAAACCTTGTTCAAGGGCTTATTCTCATGATTGGACGGAGTGTCCCTTTGTTCATCCAAGGGAAAACGCAAGGCGCCGTGATCCGACGTTATATCAGTACACATGTGTCCCTTGTCCTGAGTTTCGGAAGGGATCATGCAGTAAAGGGGATGCTTGTGAATATGCACATGGTATTTTTGAGTGCTGGCTTCATCCTGCTCAATACAGAACAAGGCTTTGCAAGGATGAGACCGAATGCACCCGAAGAGTCTGCTTTTTTGCACACAAACCCGAGGAGCTTCGTCCGTTGTATGCTTCTACTGGTTCTGCTTTACCTTCACCTACATCATATTCAAATTCACCTAGTGCTTCTTCAACGGATTCTTTAACATTGAACTCACCGTCCAGTTTCATACAATCCATGTCAACACTGCCTTTGACTCCATCTGCAGCGTCTTCTCCTGCAGGTGGAACCATGTGGCCGTCTCAGTCTCATGTTGCAGTCCCTAATACTAAGTTTCTCGAACTTGAAAATCTCCTTATGCAGAAGCTAATGATTGAAGAGATGACAACAGGTCTTTCATTCACTTCAAATAGGCTTACAGGTGTGAATCCTGCTAACCTCGAAGACATTCTCGGTTCTCAGATACAATCTCCAACATCAACTCATGTGCATCCGAATGTGACTCAGCAACTTTGGGGCTTTTCTTCTGACCTTACCGATTCAAATGTGATTGGATCACCACAGATCACTGTGCATCCGTCtataaatttaaaaaatgatGCCTTGTCGAAGCGGAGCCAGATCTTTATCGAGCGCAGCAGCATGGCGAGCTTTAGTTCTGAGCTTCCTTATGCTACCTCGGTTGCTATGGAGCCATATACTAACTTCTCTGGTTGGGGCTCCCCTGATGGAAAATTAGACTGGTCCATCCGTGGCGA